The following is a genomic window from Crossiella equi.
TATCCCCTGGGCCGTCCCCCGCGCAGCTTCGCGGGCTGGTGCACGGCCTTTCCGGGCACGTCCCTCAACTCCGGCACGTACTTCCGCACGTACGTCCCGTCCGGGTCGAACTTCTCCCCCTGCACCGTCGGGTTGAACACCCGGAAGTACGGCGCCGCGTCGGTTCCGCAACCCGCGACCCACTGCCAGTTGTGCTGGTTCGACGCCAGGTCTCCGTCCACCAGCCAGTGCATGAAGTGCCGGGCCCCGCGCCACCAGGGTTGGTGCAGGTCCTTGACCAGGAAGCTGGCCACGATCATCCGGACCCGGTTGTGCATCCAGCCCTCGGCCAGCAGCTGCCGCATGCCCGCGTCCACGATCGGGTAGCCGGTCCGACCCTCGCACCAGGCCTGGAAGGCCTCGTCGTCGGTGGTGTACTCCATCGTGTCGAACTTCGGGTCGTAGTTCTTGCGGGCTGTTTCCGGGCGGTGCCACAGGACGTCCGCGTAGAACTCTCGCCAGCCCAGTTCCGAGGTGAAGGTTTCCGCGCCCTGGGTGTGGTGGTGGGCCAGGTCTGCCAACAGGGTTCTCGGGTGGAGCTGGCCCCAGCGGAGGTAGGGGGAGAGGCGGCTGGAGCCGTTGCGGTCTGGGCGGTCGCGGTTCGTCGGGTAGTCGGTCAGGGCTCCGTCTACAAAGGACTCCCAGGTTTCGTGGGCCGCTTGTTCCGAGGCCTCAGGGAGGGGGAGGTCCGTTTCGTCAGCCGGGATCTCGATGCCGCCATTTGGTTTTGCCCAGTCCACTGTGGACTTGTTCGTGTCCGCTGGTTTGCGCCAGCCGTGTTCGGCCCAGGCCCGGCGGAAAGGGGTGAAGACCTTGAAGGGGGCGCCGTCCTGTTTGCGGACCCGGCCCGGGGTCACCGCGTACGGGGAACCCGTGCGGACCAGGTCGATGCCTTCCGCGGCCAGGGCCTGTTCGACGCGCTCGTCCCTCGCGCGGCCGTAGGGGGCCGTGTCCGCGGTGATGTGGACCTTGGAGACGTCCAGGCGGGACAGCTGTTCGGCCGGGTCGCCGCGGAGGACCAGCAGGCGACCGTCCAGCTGCTCATTCAGGCTGCGGAGGCTGCGGTAGAGGAAGGTTCGTCGCACCTCGCCACTCGGGGCCAGCAGGCGGTCGTCCAGAACGAAGACGCCCAGGACGTCCTTGCTGTCCTGGGCCGCCGCCAACAGGGCCGCGTGGTCGTGGACACGGAGATCTCTGCGGAACCACAGTGCTGCCGTCACCACGAAAAGGTACCCACAGCGAACAGCCCCGGCACGTCAGGGACGAGGCCGGGGCCGCTTCTGTGGTGTCTGGCCGTCAGTCGATCAACGGGCGTCGATGGACTGGTAGTCGCGCTCGGCCGCACCGATGTAGACCTGGCGCGGACGGCCGATCTTGCGGGCCGGGTCCTTGATCATTTCCTGCCACTGCGCGATCCACCCGGGCAGGCGGCCCAGGGCGAAGAGCACGGTGAACATGCGGGTCGGGAAGCCCATGGCCTTGTAGATCAGGCCGGTGTAGAAGTCGACGTTCGGGTAGAGCTTGCGCTCGACGAAGTACTCGTCGTTGAGCGCGTACTCCTCCAGCTTGAGCGCGATGTCCAGGAGCGGGTCCTGCACGCCCAGCTTGCCCAGCACGTCGTCCGCGGTCTTCTTGATGATCGCGGCGCGCGGGTCGTAGTTCTTGTAGACCCGGTGGCCGAAGCCCATCAGGCGGACGCCGTCCTCCTTGTTCTTGACCTTCTTCACGAAGGAGTCGACGTCACCCCCGTCCGCGTGGATCTTGTTCAGCATCTCCAGCACGGCCTGGTTGGCGCCACCGTGCAGCGGGCCGAACAGGGCGTTGATGCCCGCGGACACGCTCGCGAACAGGTTGGCCTCGGAGGAGCCCACCAGGCGCACGGTCGCGGTGGAGCAGTTCTGCTCGTGGTCGGCGTGCAGGATGAGCAGCAGGTCGAGGGCTCGGGCCAGCGCCGGGTCGACCTCGTACGGCTCAGCCGGGAGGCCGAAGGTCATCCGCAGGAAGTTCTCCACCAGACCGAGGGAGTTGTCCGGGTAGAGGAACGGCTGGCCGACCGACTTCTTGTACGCGTAGGCCGCGATGGTCGGCAGCTTCGCCAGCAGGCGGATGGTGGAGATGTCGACGTGCTCTTCGTCGAACGGGTTCAGGCTGTCCTGGTAGAAGGTGGACAGCGCGGAGACCGCGGAGGACAGCACCGGCATCGGGTGCGCGTCGCGCGGGAAGCCGTCGAAGAACCGCTTCAGGTCCTCGTGCAGCAGGGTGTGCCGGCTGATCTTGGACGTGAACTCGTCCAGCTGGGCCTGCGTCGGCAGCTCACCGTAGATCAGCAGGTAGCTGACCTCGACGAAGGTCGAGCGCTCCGCGAGCTGCTCGATCGGGTAACCGCGGTAGCGCAGGATGCCCGCGTCGCCGTCGATGTAGGTGATCTCCGAGGAGCACGAGGCGGTGTTCACGAAACCGGGGTCCAGGGTGACCATGCCGGTCGTCGAGAGCAGCTTCCCGAGCTCGAAGCCGGGGGCGCCGTCGGTGGCCGAGACCACCTTCATCTCGTGCTCCCCGCCCTCATAACTGAGCGCGACGTTGCGGTGTTTGGCCGGTTTCACCGTCGAATCTGGCGCGGTCGTCGCGTCGGGCATGCGAGTCCCTCTCACGCTAAGGCGAGGCGCTTCACGCGCGCGGGGTGGGTTTGCCACCACCCGCAGCAACCGCCTCGTTGGGGTCCTGTCAGTAGTCACGCTAGTGGGCGTTACAGCCCAGCGCAGCCGCGTGAGTGGCCCAGCGGCGCATCTGGGACAGGTATCACATAACGCCCGTCCGGTTACCTCGTTGGCACCGGTGGGTCCCAACCTAGGGAATCCGATCGATCAAGACCAGATCCATGCAGGCCAGCGGGGTACGTGACGTCCACTACAGTGCCTTGTTGATCGATCAAGACCGGCCGTGGGGTAGTCGGGTACCCGCGAGTAACCGGCGTCACGCACTGGACTGGACCACTCGGCCGCAGGGGTCCTTCGGACGACCGAACGGGGCTATTGATCATCTCGGATCCAGCACGCGGAAATATCGGTCCGGCGTGGGCGGCGCATACGCCGGATTCCGATATTTGCCGCGGGTAAAACATGGTTTAGCCGATTGCGAGTTCCGCCGCGTACGGGGGTTCGGCCCCGGCCCGCGAACAGGTGATCGCGGCCGCCCGCCCGGCGAATTCCAGCGCGGCCGCCCACTCCGCCTCGCCGAGTCCGCGCACCGCCTCCCTGGACAGCGCGTCGTGGCCCGCCAGCCAGGCCAGCATGGCCGCGTGCACGGTGTCCCCGGCACCGATGGTGTCGACCACGTCGACCTTGGTCGCCCCCACCCGCACGGACAGTCCCTGCGCGGTGCGCACCTCCAGGCCGTCGCCACCGTGCGTGAGCAGCACCGCCTCCGGGCCCTGGGTGAGCCACTCGGCCACGTCGCCGCCGAGCCAGTCCGCGTCCTCCACGGACAGCTTGAGCAGCGCCACGTGCGGCAGCCAGCCCCGGAACCGCGCGCGGTAGGCGTCGCCGTCCGGGATCAGCCCGGCGCGGATGTTGGGGTCCAGCACGGTGAACAGCCCGCGCTCGGCCTCGCGCCGCAGCATCGTCTCGTACACGCTCGCGCCCGGCTCCAGCACCAGCGACAGCGTGCCGAGCGAGAGCGCCTTCGCCCGCGAGTCCAGCGGCCCGGGGTCGGTGACCAGGCGGTCCGCGGTGCCCTCGACGTGGAAGGAGTACCGGGCCGAGCCGTCCTCGGCGAGCCCGACCACGGCCAGCGTGGTGGGCTCCGCGCCCCGCTGCACGCCGCCCACGTCCACCCCGGAGGCCACCAGGCGGTCCAGCAGCGCGTCCCCGAACTGGTCGTGCGAGAGCCGGGAGACGAACGCGGTGGGCGCGCCGAGCCTGCCCAGCGCCACCGCCACGTTGTACGGGCCGCCGCCGAGCGCGGGCAGCAGCGGGCCGAGCTCTCCGTCCATTGTGGACGGATCTGGCACCAGGTCGACGAGAGCCTCGCCACCGACGACGATCACGCGCGTCCTCCCGCCCGGTAGGGGCTGGCCACGACGCCCTCGCCCAGGTCCTCATCGAAGGTGTAGACCTCGCGGCCGTCCACGAACACCCGCAGCGCGCGGCTCATCACGTCCAGCGGGTCGCCGGACCACAGCACCACGTCCGCGTCCGCACCGGGCTTGAGCGCACCGATCCGGTCCGCCAAGCCCAGCATGCGGGCCGGGTTGGTGGTGATGGCGCGCAGCGCGGTGCGCTCGTCCAGGCCCTCCTTGACCGCGAGCGTGGCCTGGTGCACGAGGAAGTGGATGGGCACCACCGGGTGGTCGGTGGTGATCGCGATCTCCACGCCCGCCTTGGCCAGCAGGCCGGGGTTGCGCAGCGAGCGGTGGCGCAGCTCGACCTTGGAGCGGGTGGTGAACAGCGGGCCGATCACCACCGGCACGCCGCGCTCGGCGAGCAGGTCGCCGAGCAGGTGCGCCTCGGTGCCGTGGTGCACGATCAGCCGGTAGCCGAACTCCTCGGCCAGGCGCAGCGCGGTGGCGATGTCGTCGGCGCGGTGGCTGTGCTGGGCCCAGGCGAGCTCGCCGTCGAGGACCTTGACCAGCACCTCCAGCGTGGGGTCGCGGTCGAACGGCTTGTTCTCCGCGGCCGCGTGCTCCCGCTTGCGCTTGTAGTCCTGGGCCTTGGTGAAGGTGTCGCGGATGACCGCGGCGGTGCCCATGCGCGTGGACGGCAGCGCCTTCTTGTCGCCGTAGACCCGCTTCGGGTTCTCCCCCAGCGCGCTCTTCACGCTCGCCGGGTTCACCACGACCATCTCGTCGACGGTGCGGCCCCAGCACTTCAGGGCCACGGTCTGCCCGCCGATGGGGTTGCCCGAGCCGGGCTTGACCACGGCCGTGGTGACGCCGCCGGAGAGCGCGTCGGCGAAGCCGAGGTCGGCCGGGTTGATCGCGTCGAGCGCGCGCAGCCGGGCCCCGTTCGGGTCGGTCATCTCGTTGGTGTCCTGGCCCGCCCAGCCCTCGGCCTCCTCGTGGATGCCGACGTGGGCGTGGCCCTCGACGAAGCCGGGCAGCACCCAGGTGCCGGAGGCGTCCACGATCTGGGCGTCCTCGGGCACGTCGACCGCGTCCCCGGTGCCGACCGCGACGATCTTGCCGTCCCGGACCAGCACCGTGCCGCCGTCGATCGGGTCGCCCACCACGGGCACGACGTATCCACCGGTGATCGCTATGTCCACGGTGGGCACGCTAACCGAGTACACCCCCGGGCCGAAGAGTCCTGTCCGGTTCGGTCAGCCGATCCGGTCAGCTCACCGACCCTGTTCGGGCACCTCGGGCACCGCGTCGAACAGGCTGACCTGGTAACCGCGGGCCTTGCCGCGCAGCGCCACCCGGGCGATGCCCAGTGCCGTGCGGGTCTGCGGGGGCAGCGAGCGGGCCAGGCGCTTGGGCAGCTGCAACAGCGTGCGGGACTCGCGGTGGGTGAGGCCGATGCCCCAGCCGCCGATGTCGGTCGGCTCGTCGCAGGCCCACCGGAAGCTCGCGGCCACGTTCTTCTCGAACATGGGCGCGTCCTGGTTGTCCACCAGCCAGCGGCCCGCGGTGTCGAAGGCGACCCGGGCACCCGGGAAATGCTCGGCGAACCCGGCCAGCGCCAGCCGGGCCTGCAGTGGCGGGAAGTACAGCAGCACCCCCTCGGCCACCAGGAAGTACGGGCCGGGCTTGGCCAGCACCGCGTCGACCCAGTCGGCCTCCAGCGCGGACCCGGCCACCAGGCTGCGGCGGTCGCAGTCGGTGAAGAAGCGCCGCCGCAGGGCCATCGCGTCCGGCAGGTCCAGGTCCACCCAGTGCACGCGCCCGTTGTCCAGGCGCTCGAACCGGGTGTTCAGCCCGGCCCCGATCTCCACCACGGTGCCACCGGGGTGGGCGTCGATGAACTCGCGCACCCACTCGTCCAGGATGAGCGTGCGCAGCACCGAGCCGAACTGCATCGGCGAGGCGCCGAAGCGGCTGAAGTCGTAGTCGATGCGCTCGACCATGCGGTCCGCGGTGACGTCCCTCAGCAGTCCGCGTTTCTTCCGGGTCTCCACGGCACGGGCGTACAGCGTGGCGAGCAGGGTTTCCTGCACATCTCCCAGCTGCACCGAGATGTCGGCCATGCCGCGCAGTCAAACACCGGCGCGCCGGGGAACCGGGCGTGTGCCTCGGCGTGTTGGCCCGCTTCATCCTCCCGGTACCTGCCAGGCTCGGCCCGATGAGCTTGCACACCTGCCGCCGGGAGGCGGGCGCGCCGCTGGTGGTCTTCGAGTCCGGGGTCGGCGCGAACCGGGGCACCTGGACCCTGGTCGAACCCCAGGTCCGCTCGTCCACGCTGGTCTACGACCGCCCCGGCCTGGGCCGCAGCCCCCGGGGCGGGCGTCCGCGCACGGTGGCGGCGATGACGCAGGACCTGGTGGCGCTGCTGGCGGCGGAGGGCGCCCGGGACTGCGTGCTGGTCGGGCACAGCCTGGGCGGGGTGCTCGTGCGGTACGCGCAGCACCTGCGCCCGGACCTGGTGCGCGCGCTCGTGCTGGTCGACCAGGTGCAGGAGGAGCTGCCGGTCTACCTCGACGAGCGGCACGCCCGCCTGGTGTCGCTGGGCTATCGGGCTGGCTCGCTGCTGGCCCGCACCGGGCTGCTGCGGCTGCTGCTCGGCAACCGCCTGCACCGCGACTTCCCGCCCGAGGTCCGGGCGGAGATCACCGCCGAGGAGCTGGCCCCGGGCGCGCTGGCCACCGCGGCGGAGGAGGTCCGGTTGATCCCGGCGGGCCTGCGCGCGCTGCCGCCGCTCGCGCGCCCGGACATCCCGGTCACGGTCATCTCCGGCGGCAGGCCGGGCCCGCACGAGAAGCGCTCGCGGCCAGTGCTCGTGGCGGCCCACCGCGCGTACGCGGCGGGCCTCGCACACGGCAGGCACGTGCTGGCGGAGCAGTCCGACCACCTGGTCCCGTTGCGGCAGCCGGACCTGGTGGCGGCGGAGATCAACCGGTTGCTCTGATCCCCCAGGCCGCGGACCAGTTCGCGCCCGGCGCGAGGGTCAGCAGGTCGACCCCGGAGTTCAGCGCGTCCGGCGGGCAGGTCATCGGCTCGATGGCCACCGCCCGGCCGCGGTCCGGGAAGCCGCCCGGGGTGTAGACCTGCACCCACCGGAACACCGGGTCGGCCCACAGCTCGACGCCGCCGTCCGGGCCGCGCAGCACGTGGTGCACCAGGCCGTCCGCACCCGGTTCGCAGCCGCCGAACGCGGTGTCCAGCTCCACGCCCGCCAGCAGGCGGGGCCGCGCGAAGTCCAGGTCGGTGCCCGCCACCGGCTCGGCGGCGCCGACCGGGACCTTCTTCTCCTCGTCGAGCCCGACCGCGGTGGTCGCGGCGAGCTGGAGCGTGCAGCTGTCGGTCGCGGCGTGGCCCGCGCGCGGGTACGGGTGGGCGCCGACGCCGAACGGCACCGGCTTGCTGCCCAGGTTGTGCACGGTGTGCCGGACGTCCAGGCCGTCCGCGTGCACGCGGTAGGTGACCCAGGTGCGCAGCCGCACCGGCCAGCCGGGCTGGACGTTCACGTCCGCGGCCAGGGTGATCGTGTCCGCCAGCCGCTCCTCGACCCGCCAGGTCAGGTGCCGGACCAGGCCGTGGCTGGCGTTGCCTCGCGCGGGCTCGGTCAGCGCGAGCTGCTGGGTGCCGCCCTCGTACGGCCAGCGCCCGTCCCGCACCCGGTTGGGCCAGGGCACGAGCACCGCGCCGCAGCCCATGGGCGGGGTGTGGTCCTCGGGGTATGTCTCCAGAAAGGGAACGCCGCGGATCTCGAGGACCCGCGGCGCCGCTCCCACTTCGTTGACCACCGCACGGGCCGCCCCGGAGGTGATCTCGAACTGCGCACCGTTCACCGTCACGGTGTGCAGTCAAGCACGTGCCTCAGCTCTTGCCGAGCTTGCTCGCGTCGAAGCTGATCTTCTCGTGCTTGCTGCGCAGGTACAGCCAGTTGATCACCCACAGCGCCAGGCCGACGAGCAGCAGCCAGCCCGCCAGCACGTAGTCACCGGTGGCCCGCCCGGACAGCGGCAGCGCGAGGTAGGCACAGGTCAGCGCGCCGACCACCGGCACCCAGGTGGGCGCCCGGAAGTGCTTGTGCGACGCCGGTTCCTTGCGCAGCACCAGGCAGGCGATGTTCACGATGGTGAACACGACGAGCAGCAGCAGCGCGGTGGTGCCGCCGAGGGCGCCGATGTCCATGGTGGACACCAGGACCACCGCGATGAGGCTGGTGAAGATGATCGCGATCCACGGCGTGCGGCGGGTCTGGTGCACCCGGCTGAACGGCATCGGGATGATGCGCTCGTTGGCCATGCCGTAGAGCAGGCGGCTGGCCATCAGCATGTTGATCAGCGCCGAGTTGGCCACCGCGAACAGGCCGATGAAGGCCAGGATCTCCGGCGGGAAGCCCGGCGCGCCGACCTGGATCACCTTGAGCAGCGCGGAGGAGCCGGCGGTCTTGAGGTCCTGGGTGCTCAGCAGCAGCGAGGACGCGATGGCCACCAGCACGTAGATCGTGCCCGCGATGGCCATGCCCATCAGCATGGAGCGCGGGAAGATGCGGACCGGGTCCTTGCACTCCTCGGCCATGTTCACCGAGTCCTCGAAACCGACCATCGCGAAGAAGGCCAGCGAGGTGGCCGAGGTGATCGCGATCAGCGTGCTCTGGTTCTCGGTGTTGAACTCCACCAGCCGGGACCAGTCGCCCGCGCCCTGGTAGAAGGCCGCGTAGATGCCGACGCCGACCACGATGGCCAGACCGGACAGCTCGATGATCGTCAGGATGACGTTGGCCTTGACCGACTCGCCGACGCCGCGGAAGTTGATGAACGCCAGCAGCGCGAGGAACCCGATGGCCACCCACGGCCCGGGGGTGGCGACGAAGGCCTTGAGGTAGGTGCCGCCGAAGGCCACCGCGGCCGAGGAGGCCGAGGTGATGCCGGAGCACATGACCGCGAAGGCCACCATGAACGTGAGGAACGGTTTCTTGAACGCGCGGTTGGTGTACAGCGCGGCCCCGGCCGCCTGGGGGTACTTGCCCACCAGCTCGAGGTAGCTGAACGCGGTCAGGAAGGCCACCACGAAGGCCAGTAGGAACGGCACCCACAGCGCCCCGCCGACCTTGCCCGCCACGGTGCCCGTCAACGCGTACACACCGGTACCGAGGATGTCGCCGATCACGAAGAACAGCAGCAGCTTCGGCCCGATGGCCCGCTTGAGCTCGGGTTGGCCGGAGCTGGCCCCGTGGGCTGTCGTTTCGCTCGCCATGGGAAAAGTGTGACTGGTCACATAGGGTACGGGGAGTCACCCGGGCGTGATTCGAGCGAGGTACACCAAATCGTCACCCGGACGCGCGAGATGTGCTGAACTACCGGACATGGGCAAGCGCGCAGTCCGCCTCACCGCTCTCCTGGCCGCCACCGCGGCCCTGGCCGCCTGCACCTCCCCGCCGGAGCCCCCGATGGGCTCGCCGGGCCCGGTGCTCGACCCGCAGGCCATCGCGTACGACAACCTGGACTTCAACCGGTCGCGCAACGAGGTCTTCGACAACACCTGCGAGACGCTGCCCAAGAACCTGTCAGCGCTGCTGAACCTCCAGGGCAAGCCCTTCACGCCCACGGGCGGCGGCTGCTTCTCGAAGGAGCCATGGGGCGGGCTGAGCATCCAGCTGTTCAGCCCGCGCAGCTGGCGCAAGTCGAAGCAGCAGTACTTCGACGACGCCTGGAACGGCACGAACGGCGGGGGAGGCTACTTCCAGCGGTCGATCCTGCTGGACCGCTACTACGCGGTCACCATGATCAGCGGCGAGGTGAACCAGTACTGCACCCTCACCGTGGACACCGGCGCGGAGCAGCCCTTCGAGGTGCAGGCGTCGATGGACACCGACGAGTCCTTCCGGCTGACCAAGGCCGACGTCGACCAGCCGATCGACCGGGCCTTCAACGAGTTCTGCCCCAAGGCCAAGGAGGCGGCGGAGAAGGTGCTGCCCCTGATCGACAAGGACGGCGGCAGCCGGGCCCGCTGAGACGCGGGCCCGGCCCCGGGCTCAGCCCGCGTCGCGGCGCTGGAGCAGGAACAGCGAGTAGGCCAGCAGCGTGAGCCAGACGATCAGGGACGAGACCGTCGGCGCCCAGTTGGAGTCGAGCCCGGCCAGGTGCCAGGCCGACTCGAGCGGGTAGATGAACCCGAATACCTCGGGCAGGCTCAGCCGGGCGACGGCCAGCAGCGGCACCACGATGAAGAACACGGTCAGCGCGCCGCCCGTGTTCGGTACGAGCAGCGAGACGATCAGCGCGGTGAGCAGCACCTGCGCGGTGGCCAGCGCGATCACGCCGAGCACCCAGCCGGGCCGCATGCCGAGCAGGTAGTTGTGGTTGATGTTCCCGGCGGTCAGCTTGATCAGCTGCGGGAACACGATGAACGTGAACAGCGTGCACACCAGCCACACCCCGGCCAGCACGGTGCCCTGGGCCAGCAGGTAGCGCATCCGGGACGGCTGCACCAGCAGTGTCGGCTGCACGCTCTTGTACTGCCACTCCCCCGCCACCAGCTTGATCACGGTGGCGAAGACCAGCAGCAGGCCGAGCTGGACCACGATCAGCACGGGCTGGATCTGGTTGCCCGCGCTGGCCAGGTTCGACTGAGTGAGGCTGAACAGCAGCATCAGGCCGATCAGGAAGACCGGCGCGAAGGCCATCACGATCTTGTCGGACCGGGTGCCGACCAGCTTGCGCGCCTCTACCACCACCAGCCGCCAGAACGGTGAGGCCTGGGCCGCGCGGGCGGTCGAGGGGGTGTTGACGGCCATCGCACCGGCGCCGGGCAGGCCGGGGGGCCCCGGCTGGCCGGGCATCGCGGGCTGCTGGCCGGGCTGGGGGCCGCCGGGGTAGCCCGATCCGGGCGGCTGCTGGCCACCGGGGTAGCCCGGGGTGACGGGCTGCTGGCCGGTCTGCAGACCACCGGTACCACCCGGGGGCAGGGGCTGCTGGCCGCCGGGATGACCCGGAACCGCGGGCTGCTGCCCCGTCTGCGGGCCGCCCGGGTAGCCGGGCTGGCCCGGTGCCGGGTGGCCCTGGGCACCCGGCTGCGGGGCGGGCCAGCCGCCGGTGCCGCCCGGGACCTGCTGCGGGCCGGTGGTGGGCTGGCCTGGCTGGGACGGATAGGTCATGCCGGGCCTCCCCCGGTGAGGCGGAAGAACAGGTCTTCCAGGTTCATCTGCTCCTCGCGCAGGCCCAGCAGGGGGATGCCAGCGGCGAAGGTGACCTCGGAGACCTGCTCGACCGGGGCGTGCGCGGCGATGTAGTTGTCCGGCGCGGGCTGGATGGCGATGCCGCCGCGTTGCAGGGCCTCGGCCAGGCGGTTCATGTCCTTGGCGCGGACCAGGGACCTGGACGAGGTGGTCAGGCTGGCCAGCGGGCCGTCGGCCACGATGCGGCCCTGGCCGATCACCAGGACGCGGTCCGCGGTCTGGTCCACTTCGGACAGGACGTGGCTGGACAGCAGGACCGTGCCGCCCCGGCTGGCGTGGCCGCGCAACAGGTTGCGGACCGCGCGGATGCCTTCCGGGTCCAGGCCGTTGATCGGCTCGTCCAGGATCAGCAGGGGCGGGTCGGTGAGCAGGGCGTGGGCGATGCCCAGGCGCTGCCGCATGCCGAGGCTGTACTTGCCGATCTTGCGGGTGGCCGCGTCGGCCAGGCCCACCGTCTCGAGCACCTCGTCGGCACGCCGGGCGGGCACGCCCGCCAGGGTGGCCGCCATGCGGAGGTGGCCCCGGCCGCTGCGTCCCGGGTGGACGGCGGCCGCGTCGAGCAGCACACCGGCCACGTGGGACGGGTTGGGCCAGGCCGAGAACGGGCGCCCGGCGACCATCGCCCGGCCCGCGTTCGGCACGGTCAGTCCAGTGATCATTCGCAGGGTCGTCGACTTGCCCGCGCCGTTGGGCCCGAGGAAGGCCGTCACAGTGCCTGGCTGGAGCTCGAAGCTCACCTGGTCAACGACCGTGCGTCCCTCGTAGGCCTTGGTCAGCCCCCACGCAGTGAGCACCGGCCCACCGTAGCCGGAGTGGTGGTCCCCCGTGGGCTGATTCGTCCGTGTCGCCGTGAGTGACGGTGCGCCACCCCATGGTGTCGGCATGCGGAAGCTCGCCGTGCTCGACGCGCCCTCCAACCTCGGCCTGCGCCCGCCCGTGCCCGGCGCGGTGCCCGGCTGTGCCAAGGCCCCCGGCGCGCTGCGCGACACCGGCCTGCTGACCAGGCTGGACGCGCGGGACGCGGGTTGCCTGGTCGCCCCGCGCCACGACCTCGGCGGCTGGCGGGAGGGCGACGGTGTCTTCCACGCGTCCCAGCAGACGGCCTACGCGCGGCGACTGGCCGACCGGTTGGACACCGTGCACGCCCGCGGCGAGCTGCCCGTGGTGCTGGGCGGGGACTGCGGCATCGTGCTCGGCCCGGCGCTGGCGCCGCGACGGTGCGGCCGGTTCGGTCTGGCCTATGTGGACGGACATTCCGACTTCCGCCACCCGGGCAACTCCGACCGGATCGGCGCCACCGGCGGCGAGGCGCTGGCCCTGTGCACCGGCCGCGGCCAGGCCGACCTGTCCAACCTGGACGGTCTGCGCCCCCTGGTG
Proteins encoded in this region:
- a CDS encoding ABC transporter ATP-binding protein, translated to MLTAWGLTKAYEGRTVVDQVSFELQPGTVTAFLGPNGAGKSTTLRMITGLTVPNAGRAMVAGRPFSAWPNPSHVAGVLLDAAAVHPGRSGRGHLRMAATLAGVPARRADEVLETVGLADAATRKIGKYSLGMRQRLGIAHALLTDPPLLILDEPINGLDPEGIRAVRNLLRGHASRGGTVLLSSHVLSEVDQTADRVLVIGQGRIVADGPLASLTTSSRSLVRAKDMNRLAEALQRGGIAIQPAPDNYIAAHAPVEQVSEVTFAAGIPLLGLREEQMNLEDLFFRLTGGGPA
- a CDS encoding arginase family protein, with amino-acid sequence MRKLAVLDAPSNLGLRPPVPGAVPGCAKAPGALRDTGLLTRLDARDAGCLVAPRHDLGGWREGDGVFHASQQTAYARRLADRLDTVHARGELPVVLGGDCGIVLGPALAPRRCGRFGLAYVDGHSDFRHPGNSDRIGATGGEALALCTGRGQADLSNLDGLRPLVRDADAVLLGMGPEDEGDLAELSTTDIRVRPAREVRAAGAEATARWVRTHFDTLPGFWVHLDADALDASVMPAVDSPNPDGLTPDELAGLLAGLVRAPGCQGLDVGIYDPDRDPDGSCAALLADVLVRALTG